One genomic window of Desmospora activa DSM 45169 includes the following:
- the coaD gene encoding pantetheine-phosphate adenylyltransferase, whose protein sequence is MKLAVYPGSFDPITNGHIDIIHRGARVFDQLVVAVLHNAKKQPLFTIEERKQLIRTVTADLNNVEVDSFEGLLARYVHKRQANVIIRGLRAVTDFEYELQFASMMRQLDGEVETLFMMTNNQYSFLSSSIVKEVAQYGGDINGLVPVVVEDALKRKYGTGE, encoded by the coding sequence GTGAAATTGGCTGTTTACCCTGGTAGTTTCGATCCGATTACCAATGGCCATATCGATATTATCCATAGAGGCGCACGCGTTTTTGATCAGTTAGTGGTAGCCGTTCTCCATAATGCGAAAAAGCAGCCGCTGTTTACGATTGAGGAACGCAAACAGTTGATTCGGACGGTAACCGCCGATTTGAACAATGTGGAAGTGGATAGCTTTGAGGGATTGTTGGCCCGTTATGTACATAAGCGGCAGGCAAATGTGATAATTCGAGGCTTGCGGGCGGTGACGGATTTTGAGTATGAGCTCCAGTTTGCCTCGATGATGCGGCAATTGGATGGAGAGGTTGAGACGTTATTTATGATGACCAACAACCAGTATTCGTTTTTAAGCTCAAGTATCGTCAAGGAAGTGGCGCAATACGGCGGTGATATCAACGGCCTCGTGCCAGTAGTGGTGGAGGATGCCTTAAAAAGGAAGTATGGAACCGGCGAGTAA
- a CDS encoding YceD family protein → MRMIFRELNRRTGPVELEGEVTLQGLEKENPDLLSLDPLQVNILAWKEKGLYQVQGKQHTRVKLNCSRCLTPFSQPLEMEWFQAFTDDEQQMEAWEEEGEDVRLVQPDQPTDLTPFIREALLLELPLAPVCQPDCLGLCSVCGSNRNRESCDCDRERVDPRMAKLQEFFKNQD, encoded by the coding sequence ATGAGGATGATATTCCGGGAGCTGAATCGGCGCACGGGACCGGTGGAACTAGAGGGTGAAGTAACACTGCAGGGTTTGGAAAAAGAAAACCCCGACCTTCTATCTCTGGATCCGCTTCAGGTGAACATACTGGCATGGAAAGAAAAAGGGTTATACCAAGTCCAAGGGAAGCAGCATACCAGGGTGAAACTGAACTGTTCTCGCTGTCTCACCCCATTTTCGCAACCGTTGGAGATGGAATGGTTCCAGGCTTTCACCGATGATGAACAGCAAATGGAAGCATGGGAGGAAGAAGGGGAGGATGTGCGGCTGGTACAGCCGGACCAACCGACTGATTTGACTCCTTTCATTCGCGAGGCATTGCTGTTGGAGCTTCCGCTGGCACCGGTTTGTCAACCGGATTGTTTGGGATTGTGCTCGGTATGCGGCAGCAACCGCAACCGTGAATCCTGTGATTGCGATCGTGAGCGGGTGGATCCCCGAATGGCAAAATTGCAGGAGTTCTTTAAAAATCAGGACTGA
- a CDS encoding SepM family pheromone-processing serine protease — protein sequence MVRQVNRGWRSWFRGGIAMAIAFVILFMVPVPYYIVQPGSALEVRPMVQMEDTSNVEKGTFYMTTVSMREGNVIGYLLAHVDSWMDLVPKEDVLGQGEDPEHYQYMQEEVMRQSQQNAVLAAFRQAGRPAEERLLGVEVFRVLSGMPAAEALKEGDIIQQVDDHKIGQAEDLLTYLSEKKPGEQVQLLFNRNGDKEETTLTLASLAASGGEDRPGIGIEPVTLRKVETDPKVSIQADKIGGPSAGLMFSLEILNQLGDRDLTNGLQVAGTGTISPDGDVGQIGGIQHKILAAEREHADIFFVPADVEPQDSNEKKAKATAKELGSDMAIVPVHTLNEAVQYLDQQRGAQKTS from the coding sequence GTGGTACGGCAAGTGAACAGGGGTTGGCGTTCGTGGTTTAGAGGTGGGATTGCGATGGCGATCGCTTTTGTGATCCTGTTTATGGTACCGGTGCCCTATTATATCGTTCAACCGGGGTCGGCATTGGAAGTGAGGCCGATGGTGCAGATGGAGGACACTTCCAATGTGGAAAAAGGAACCTTTTATATGACGACAGTATCGATGAGAGAAGGAAATGTGATCGGTTATCTGTTGGCACATGTGGATTCCTGGATGGATCTGGTGCCGAAAGAGGATGTGTTGGGGCAAGGGGAGGATCCAGAGCACTATCAATATATGCAGGAAGAGGTGATGCGACAATCTCAGCAAAATGCTGTTTTGGCTGCTTTTCGCCAAGCGGGGCGACCGGCCGAAGAGCGATTGCTGGGGGTGGAGGTGTTTCGTGTGTTGAGTGGAATGCCTGCCGCCGAGGCATTGAAGGAAGGAGATATCATCCAACAAGTGGATGATCACAAGATTGGGCAAGCTGAAGATTTGTTGACTTATCTAAGTGAAAAAAAGCCGGGTGAACAGGTGCAGCTGCTTTTTAATCGTAACGGTGACAAAGAAGAGACCACACTTACACTCGCTTCCCTGGCAGCATCCGGTGGAGAAGATCGTCCTGGCATCGGGATTGAACCGGTCACATTGCGAAAAGTGGAGACTGATCCGAAGGTTTCCATACAAGCGGATAAAATTGGCGGTCCATCTGCCGGTTTAATGTTCTCACTAGAAATTTTGAATCAATTAGGTGATCGTGATTTGACCAATGGACTGCAGGTGGCTGGGACCGGTACCATCTCCCCCGACGGGGATGTGGGTCAGATCGGCGGAATTCAGCATAAAATACTGGCTGCCGAACGGGAACACGCAGATATTTTCTTTGTACCGGCTGATGTAGAGCCGCAGGATTCCAATGAAAAAAAAGCGAAAGCCACCGCTAAAGAGTTGGGAAGCGATATGGCGATTGTCCCCGTTCATACCTTGAATGAAGCGGTTCAATATCTTGATCAGCAGAGAGGAGCACAAAAAACTTCTTGA
- the rsmD gene encoding 16S rRNA (guanine(966)-N(2))-methyltransferase RsmD, with protein sequence MRIIAGKGKGKRLKTVSGLQVRPTTDRVKESVFQVIGPYFDGGWALDLFAGSGSLGVEALSRGVDRVVFIDQSGSSVRTIHENLRETGFESQAEVYRRDARAALRSLSKRELVFQYIFLDPPYREPILAEVLQRIGESGLLEPSGTVVAEHAADTPLLSSYGNLNNVRSLEFGDTVVDLYRLGNHGDGEV encoded by the coding sequence ATGCGGATTATTGCCGGAAAAGGAAAAGGAAAACGGTTAAAAACGGTGTCAGGACTTCAAGTCCGCCCAACGACAGACCGGGTGAAAGAGTCGGTTTTTCAGGTAATCGGCCCCTATTTTGACGGGGGGTGGGCCTTGGATTTGTTTGCCGGCTCCGGTTCATTGGGGGTAGAAGCATTAAGTCGTGGCGTTGATCGAGTTGTATTTATCGATCAAAGCGGAAGTAGTGTGCGGACCATACATGAAAATTTACGCGAGACCGGTTTTGAAAGTCAGGCCGAGGTATATCGTCGAGATGCTCGGGCAGCCTTGCGCAGCTTGAGCAAACGAGAGTTGGTTTTTCAATATATTTTTTTAGATCCACCGTACCGGGAACCGATCTTGGCGGAAGTGTTACAACGAATCGGGGAGTCCGGATTGCTGGAGCCATCCGGAACAGTAGTGGCTGAACATGCCGCTGACACCCCTCTGCTGTCTTCCTATGGCAATCTCAACAACGTTCGCTCCTTGGAATTTGGCGATACGGTGGTTGATTTGTATCGTTTGGGAAATCATGGTGATGGGGAGGTGTAA
- a CDS encoding patatin-like phospholipase family protein yields MAKPKVGLALGSGGARGLAHIGVLKVLQQENISVDFVAGSSMGSLVGVLFANELPLDMVEQLAIHLPRNRWLDLTVPKRGFVIGKKVKELIRLLTHGKNLEDFPIPIAVVATDLVKGEQVVFRNGPADLAVRASISIPGIFEPVEWKGRTLVDGGVIDRIPIQVLKQMGADVIIAVDVVPDSPQVRIDTYFDVIAQTLSVMEREILNHRSVAANVLIHPDLEEISPTAFTDVDECIRRGEEAARAQLDSIRNLIGEWGGVR; encoded by the coding sequence TTGGCAAAGCCCAAAGTGGGGTTAGCATTAGGATCCGGTGGTGCGAGGGGATTGGCCCATATCGGGGTGCTCAAAGTTTTGCAACAGGAGAATATCTCTGTTGATTTTGTTGCGGGCAGCAGTATGGGTAGTCTGGTTGGCGTGCTTTTTGCCAACGAATTACCCTTGGATATGGTGGAACAGTTGGCGATCCATCTCCCACGTAATCGTTGGCTCGATCTGACGGTACCCAAACGGGGATTTGTCATAGGGAAAAAAGTAAAAGAATTAATTCGATTGTTGACTCATGGGAAGAACTTGGAGGATTTCCCGATTCCGATCGCCGTGGTGGCGACGGATTTGGTAAAGGGAGAACAGGTGGTTTTCCGCAATGGACCGGCAGATTTAGCAGTAAGGGCCAGTATCTCGATTCCGGGAATATTTGAGCCAGTGGAGTGGAAAGGGCGTACGCTAGTGGATGGAGGGGTGATTGACCGGATTCCGATCCAGGTGCTCAAACAGATGGGTGCCGATGTGATTATTGCCGTCGATGTGGTCCCAGATAGCCCCCAGGTCCGGATTGATACGTATTTTGATGTGATCGCTCAGACATTGAGTGTAATGGAGCGGGAAATTCTAAATCATCGTTCGGTGGCAGCAAATGTATTGATTCACCCTGATTTGGAGGAGATCAGTCCGACGGCATTTACGGATGTGGATGAATGTATTCGGCGGGGGGAAGAGGCGGCGAGAGCGCAGCTTGACTCGATCCGAAATCTGATCGGAGAGTGGGGAGGTGTCCGATAA
- the rpmF gene encoding 50S ribosomal protein L32, producing the protein MAVPFRRTSKTRKRKRRTHFKLSVPGMVRCPQCGEMKLSHRVCKECGYYKGNDVVND; encoded by the coding sequence ATGGCAGTACCTTTTCGTCGGACTTCCAAAACCCGCAAGCGCAAGCGTCGTACGCACTTTAAGTTGTCCGTACCGGGTATGGTACGTTGCCCGCAGTGCGGGGAAATGAAGCTTTCCCATCGCGTGTGCAAAGAGTGCGGTTACTACAAAGGAAATGATGTCGTCAACGACTGA
- the ylbJ gene encoding sporulation integral membrane protein YlbJ, whose amino-acid sequence MRPTNPALQPRIRSLLLGAVALILVLSLILYPEQAFQASLKGLKIWWDVVFPALLPFFIASEILMGFGVVHFLGVLLEPLMRPVFRVPGTGGFVMAMGLASGYPIGAKLTTRLREQQLITRTEGERLVSFTNTADPLFMFGAVAVGFFHDVSLGIAIAVAHYISSLTVGILMRFHEPNGESTPIAPSEKTFFLIRAFREMHRARINDGRTLGQLMGDAITSSMNTIMLVGGFIIMFSVIIAVLESIGFLTFLAMGIGWILHLLHLPAQMAPAVISGTFEITLGAQIASEAPNSIHMAYKIAIVGAITAWSGLSVHAQVASLLSRTDIRYGPYCMARLMHGLLAGWLTLLTWEPINRYWFSSDTVVPAFLQQLPQASTFAPWDGIRLIAILGALILVILLTISTLIHLVQSLRRNQAP is encoded by the coding sequence ATGCGGCCGACAAACCCCGCCCTCCAACCCCGCATCCGTTCCCTCTTGTTAGGGGCCGTTGCGCTGATTCTCGTCTTGTCACTCATTTTATACCCAGAACAAGCATTTCAAGCATCACTCAAAGGGTTAAAAATATGGTGGGATGTTGTGTTCCCTGCTCTACTTCCCTTTTTTATCGCATCGGAGATTCTGATGGGATTTGGAGTGGTTCACTTCCTCGGCGTGTTGTTGGAGCCCCTGATGCGGCCCGTCTTTCGGGTCCCCGGTACTGGCGGTTTTGTTATGGCAATGGGATTAGCTTCTGGTTATCCGATCGGCGCCAAACTGACCACCCGTCTGCGGGAACAGCAGCTGATCACCCGTACCGAAGGGGAAAGGCTCGTCTCCTTCACCAACACCGCCGATCCCTTATTTATGTTTGGTGCGGTGGCGGTCGGCTTTTTTCATGATGTCTCGTTGGGAATCGCCATCGCTGTTGCCCATTACATCTCAAGCCTGACAGTCGGGATTTTGATGCGATTTCACGAGCCCAACGGTGAATCCACACCGATCGCACCGTCGGAAAAAACATTTTTTCTCATCCGGGCCTTCCGTGAAATGCATCGTGCCCGCATCAATGATGGACGCACCCTGGGACAACTGATGGGGGACGCCATCACATCCTCCATGAACACCATTATGTTGGTGGGCGGTTTTATCATCATGTTTTCCGTGATTATCGCCGTCCTGGAATCCATCGGATTTTTAACATTTTTAGCCATGGGCATCGGTTGGATCTTGCACCTGTTGCACCTTCCTGCGCAAATGGCCCCAGCGGTTATCTCCGGCACCTTTGAAATCACGCTAGGTGCCCAGATTGCCAGCGAAGCGCCGAACAGTATCCATATGGCCTACAAAATTGCCATCGTGGGAGCGATTACCGCATGGAGCGGCTTATCCGTTCATGCCCAAGTCGCCAGTCTGTTGAGCCGGACCGACATCCGCTATGGCCCTTACTGCATGGCCCGTCTAATGCACGGATTGTTGGCGGGCTGGTTAACGCTTCTCACGTGGGAACCGATCAATCGTTATTGGTTCTCTTCCGATACCGTTGTTCCCGCTTTTCTGCAGCAATTGCCGCAAGCGAGCACATTTGCCCCCTGGGATGGGATCCGTTTAATCGCCATACTCGGTGCCTTGATTCTCGTTATACTCTTAACCATCTCTACTTTGATACACCTGGTACAATCTCTGCGGCGAAATCAGGCCCCTTGA